The sequence tggctgaattttgatccatatatGGCTGGCTTAATGCCCTATTCGCACTTGAGTGTTTTGTAACTCAAATCTCAGAATCTCAAACGCTCAACAAGCAAAACCCTATTGTTCGCATCTGAGCATCACTTGTAGCAAAACACCTgttgctcaaaaaagtacatgttcTACTTTTCAGGCAGAACTGAGCATTTTTGTCCACacgggggcagattcagatagagatatgacggcgtatctcctgatacgtcgtggtatctctgtgatccgacggtcggatctatgcgactgattcatagaatcagttacgcatagatctccctaagatccgccaggtgtaagtgacttacaccgtcggatcttaggctgcaatcttccgctggccgctaggtggcgtttcgtgttttacttgcgacgaatatgcaaatgaggagatccgccgattcagaaacgaacgcccgcccgtcgcttttttttttacgtttgcgttcggctttttccggcggatagttacccctgctatatgcggcgtatcctatgttaagtatggctgtcgttcccgcgccgagttttgaatttttacgtcgtttgtgcaagtcgttcgcgaatacggatggacgtaatttacgttcacgccgaaaccaatgacgtcttagcaacgtcatttggagcaatgcacgctgggaaatttagccggcggcgcatgcgcatttaaatcagcggggggacgcgcctgatttaaataatacactccccctagccgcggaatttgaattccgcctggggatttacgatccgcctgcgcaactttcgaggcaagtgctttatgaatacagcacttgcctcaaaaacttgcgctggcggatcgtaaataagatagattacgcggatctaaagatccgctgatctatctgaatctgccccactgacttCAGTGGAAATGCCTAAAAAGTGCAACGTGGGCtattttcaagcattttttttcaagagTTTTTGTTGCATGTTTTCTGCTTAAACGGCACCTCCCCGCCCCTTTTTCAACATCACCCCACACCTTGAAAAATGCCTGACAAAAGCTGCAAAAACATGCAGTTCTGCAACTCTTTTAACGCTTGGTAAAAAAATACTTGAAAACGTTatgtgaatgtagcctcaccagggtTGCATTCTTTCTTTTGACCGCCTATACAGTATATGGGGCATTTTTTCCATTCGCTCAAAATGAAATGGTTTTAGTAAGGTTTCTCTGAGACCCGGGAATTCAtttaggggttcctctggggtataaAGGGAATGAAAGGCTGGTCTGGAGAAAGATTTTGCATTGCCCATAACAAATAATCTGATTCAAATGTTTTCATCCTCACAATACTGCACTAAGACTGGTTCTTTAGAAAGTTTAGACCAGAATTCACTTTGTCTCTACTATGGTTGAAAGAAATACTTtctttcttatttaaaaaaaaaaaaaaaaagtatatttagcCAATTATTATTAGctaaatatacttttttattttatttatttttttaacaaaaaaatcaaaTCTAATATGAATTGTGGAGCACTAAACCTAAATCTAACCATATACAATATTATGTATCTGAACTCCAGAAATATTGCCAGTGAAAGCTGGTTTTGTTACATTTTGGTGGCCTGGCCAGTATCAGTGTCATATGCTTCTCTACCAAGAGGCACTTTGGCATCTGCTGAAAGAATACACTTTTCTGTAGCAAACCGTTCACATTCCTGCACTGAGCATCCCCTGTAAAGAGCTTGCCTGGTGTAACATAACATGCAAATATGTTGCTACTTTTCATATGTTTGTAGCAATTTGTCTACACTCTCTACCCTCTTGAACTTCACTAGGGCCACTTTTACCCTTAGAGACAAAGTCCTTCCTACTGCAGTGAAACGGAAAACAGAAGCAGCACTATGTTGGCATAAAAGGGTTGCtctacttatttattttatttgtagtaTCACAGCACATGGAATATCAttataaaatgcattgattttaatgaggctggttcacatatgatgCAATGCATGCGTATTGCCCAAAAAacatgtgcgttttctaggcattgcggtgcggctcaggtgcgaattcaggcccattatcttctatgggcacgcatctgattcgcagatgtgttcagttctaatcaggatttctctccttctcctcaatacacttcccctctcccaggtctccaaattcgcagctaaaatggagatgatctgctgaacagttctcttatctctttgcagagataacagagctggaattcgcaccgtacaagtgtaaacccagcctaataGTTTGATATTTCTATTTTCTACAGTTTAAAACATTATGTACTTTAGGTTTATTATAAAAGTTTATTTGACCACTTGGCTtgtcaattactttttttttttttttatgtgagttTTTCACATATTCTTATGACTTTGGCTCATTTTATAAGTTATTTTACCAATCTTTTCCGAAATAAAACAGACGTGTTTAACTTTCTCCTTATTTCTATAGGAGAATAGAGCTTCTTTAAATTTGCACTAATTCTatgaacctagggccagattcacagaacagatacgacggcgtatctcctgatacaccgtcttatctgttgttctatctatgcggctgattcatagaatcagttccgcatagatggCCAAAGATCCGACAAGTATTAGTTGActaacgccgtcggatcttaggatgcagtacctcggccaccgctgggtggagttcgcgtcgtattccagcgtctgttatgcaaattagcagttacggcgatccacaaaggtttttcccgtcgttacgtcggcgcaagtcttagtttcccgtcgtaaaactaggggtactttaacatggtgtaaaattactccaccatgttaaagtatgcccgtcgttcccacgttgcttttgatttttttttttccggtgtaagtacgttacgcacatcgcgattcacaaacacgtcgcgccgccgtaatttcgcgcaaagcacgtcgggaaaattgcgaacggagcatgcgcagtacgtccggcgcgggagcacgcctaatttaaatggtacccgccccatttgaattgggcgggcttgcgccggacgtgtttacgatacacagccgcaagttttcagtgttagtgcccgatccacaaagcacttacctgtaaacttgcggcggtgtaagtgctttgtggatcgggcactaacactgaaaacttgtaagagagctgccgctccaggtgagctcactagggtaattgatgtccactcagaagcagatgggtgctggcaatgcacaggatgtgcaaaaacaataaggatatggacagccgcactccagtaacttgaaaaaagacgtgccctttattgggtacaggaaaaaatgcactacagatatcagcacacagtgggataaacagctgacgcgtttcgcattgagtgtcaatgcttaatcatagcttgaaaacttgcggcggtgtaacgtaaacgggttacgttacacggccacaattctatgtgaatctggcccctagtacaTACTTTTAAAACCACATCCTATGTATTATCTTTCTCTTGTCGTGGCTgtatagccaattttttttttttttttaaagctagagttaatttttttttttttttggtcagtaaTGAAGatacttttctttttgtttttattccttTGACTTATCCTTTTAATATCATTGCAGATATCCTGAAGGAATTGGATGACTATTATGAAAAGTTCCGACGTGAATCTGATGCAATACAAAAGAGACGCCttttgcagttcatccagagaGCTCTTATTCGGAGTCAAGAGCTGGGTGATGACAAAATTCAAATAGTAAGCCAGATGGTGGAATTGGTTGAAAACAGAACAAGGCAAGTAGACAGTCATGTAGAACTGTTTGAAACATGCCAAGATTTAAATGACAGTACAAGTAATAGCAGCAAGAGCAACCAGGAGAAGGCTAAAAGTGAAACGATCTCTCAGACTGAAAAATCCAGCAATAAGAGATCGAGAAGACAGAGGAACAATGAGAATCGAGAAAATTCAACGATTAATCATGATCATGATGACCTTACTACAGGAACCCCCAAAGAGAAGAAGCCAAAAACATCTAAGAAGAAAAAGCGATCCAAAGCTAAGGCTGAGAGAGAAGCCTCTCCTGCAGATCTTCCCATAGACCCCAATGAGCCCACCTATTGCCTATGTAATCAAGTGTCCTACGGGGAAATGATTGGCTGTGATAATGAGGAATGCCCAATAGAGTGGTTTCACTTTTCTTGTGTGGGACTCAATCATAAACCAAAAGGTAAATGGTACTGTCCCGAATGCAGAGGTGAAAATGAGAAAACCATGGGCAAAGCACTTGAGAAATCTAAAAAAGACAGGGCATACAATAGGTAGTTTACAGAAActtaccttggggggggggggggctaatatGTTGTATTTATTGTCCCAGCACACTTAATAAAGGTAATATGGATTGCAATTTGTATATTTTTCAGTAAGTTTAGGAATGTATCTATTTCCTTTTATAGAGACAGCAATAACATCACTTTTTATATAGCGTTGATTGTCCATAAACCTACCTAGTGAGCTGGTTAAACATCCATGTCATGTATGTCTTCTAAAGCTCAGTGTTCCAGGCCCCACCAATAGCATAAAAGAACAGAAAACCTAGTACTTGTGGTGGATATTTAACGCACTTCTAAACTTCTTAAAGCATTATGTCCATCCACCAGTTTTCATACAGTTTCTCACTTTTGAACTCATCATTGCTTTTCACTCTCCATGGCTTGGTGTTATATCAGATTATTTTAAATcctgtatttgactttgtaaccACTGCTATGCTTTTCAGTTCAAACATATTGACCTTGGATAAAGAAGAATCCCATTGTTTGCCCATAACATTATTATTCCAGCAGTTTAAATTTTGTAGCTTATTTTATagtgatgcaaaaaaatgcattttacatGGCAGACGTTTTTATACGGTTTCTTGGTCCATAATAAGGTGaccattttaaaacatttttattttattttatttatttatctggaCGGTGGTTTAGTAATTTCAACACACAAATCAAGCTTTATACAGTCACAGGTAAATAGTGAAACAATCCTAATTTGTATAAATGTACATTTCATAAGTGGATTTGCACTTGATGTATTATAATTGGAAATGCTGACAAATGCCTCTGTATAAGCAGTGTGCATTTTCCTCTGTATGTATGAAGATTGTACAGCTGTGATACGTaaaataaaagaaagctctatagaaCATTCTGTGTGTCAGTCTGTCTGTTTCGTTGTAGTCCATACTCGAATCTCATGGATATCATCTCTAAATCCTATCTTTATATTTGCAGGGTAGTGATGTTGGTTTATATTGTTAGTTGGCGGGTCATATATGACCAGCTATATCGCTCTCCATTGAGGGCAGACCTTTTCAGATCAGAAGAGATGAGCATAAAAAGACTGTCATTCAGTTTATCAAAAATCTTCACATAAACTAAATGTGTGCATTAAAAGTATTTTATACACATTTCTCTACCTGCAAaagcctcccttgtgtagacatccagAAGCTCTGAGACTGATGGTGACACTCCATCTTGGGTGTCATGTCAGTAGCTCCagcagactaaaaaaaaaagcctcaaatGACACCCTATagcatggcgaaccttggcaccccacatgtattggaactacatttgccatgatgctcatgcactctgcagtgtagttgagtatcatgggacatgtagttccaaaacatcagggggtccaaggttcgccatcactgccctatagtaTAACTCTTCTTTCCTACCCTAGCTACTAAATGGGTGATGGGAGGGAGATGGTTGGTCATCACAAAATGTAATTGCACTCCCAGAAAATGAGAGGGCCAAGATGAGCAGGAGGGAAGGGGCTGTGCTAGGCAACTGACCCTCCTGAAGTAGTCAAACTTTCTAGCAAGTTCAAAGGCACATTGTaagggaatacaaaaaaaaatgtatgcaaaggaaaacactgcgtaaattatttttttttctgtctcttaAACACCTTACAGAAAATATATTGATTGCCTGGATCAACCGTTAATTATTAATTAAGGTAGGATGGTGcaaaaagaaaaggaggaaacCGGTCTGGTGTCACCACTCTgacacctccatccctattggtGAACCAAATAGGAGAAAATCGCCCTGGGACTTTGGGTGAGGTGAGAGAGAGCAGGTACAAGTTcacacaaattaaataaatacatttatgaatTGACAACAAAGTGGTATAACAAACGGTGACAGCAATGCCTGACGAAGAGGccctgcgtgacctcgaaacgttgctatcCTTGTGATGTCTTCactgcaatacatttttggacgttcTGTACGATCCACGAGGTGCTAGCGAATATGTTCATATGATTGCTgttccagttcccagctggtgatcgcttcagcacccatttttACAGTTGTAGGCCGTTTCTCCAGGtaggtgtgcgattggaatattgtcTAAGACTAGCAATGAATGTGCGTCGCCAGGCATAATAGCCAAAGTTAACAGCATGAATACAAACAATCGTTGATACATTTCAAATGCAATAAACCCATAAAAGCAGCAATGATGGTAATAGTAAAATAGAAGGCCAGTCCGTGTATGCATGAAAAGGCTCATGAAAAATGTTGTACTGACTCCATGAGTAAGTGTCCAACATGATAGACACTACACACTGCCATACATACAAGGCATCGTTGTTGCCCTACACGTTTCGCAAGCTCCACTCGCTTCCTCAGGAACCGATGCATATTCATTGTATCTATAGTAGAGTAGAGATAAAGATTAAGTGACACTGTTACATAATGGCATGGGGGATGGTGACGGAcattttcctgtggggaaaaagactgatggagcatacacacggtcggggttccagaggaaaagctctcatctgagttttccctacaggaaaaccgaacgtgtgtatgaggggaaaaaaagtagagaacaggttctcgtataacactaacttttttaccctgaaaatagagggtaaactgtgcctgcgtgttatacgcagggggctgtggaaagtttttttcctgaatcttccctcttaaagttggggtgtgtgttatacgcctgtgtgtgttatacgccgataaatacggtacttcacaAAGCATTTGTAGTGTAATCACAGAGACTGTATCATGAGTTTATCTCATTGTATAAACTTGCCACAATGACCAGGGCACAAGCTGAAATGGTCATTTCCAACAAAAGTTACCCATGTACCAGTTGATAAGCTACATTGTTTTGTCCATAATTTCTATATTACATTCAAGGAATACAAATTGAAATATAgataaaaattctaatttttacAATCTGATATACAACTCACTGTTTACAGAGCTTGGTGGCTCAAATGTTTTAGAAACCTCAGTTAGAGTAGTAATTTGTCGCATGTTTACACATTCCATTTTGGTTGATAAGTCGAGTTTTAGCCAGACAAATCAAATCCTCAAAGTGGGCACCATCTGCTGTGCTGTCTCTTTAGTTATCCCGTATCGCTCTGAAAATCCATGgtcaaataataaatatttatttgtaaaacaaatattacatagtttaaaaaaaagttataaaaacagcTTTAAAACctacaaaattgcaaaaaataaaattgacacaAAAACATTGAATTTCAATTTAGCTGATCTCAACAAATGAAGATTTTTATTATAGCCCTTGGAAATCTACACGATTGCACTTGCACTCACCACCCTATTCTCATAGCCGTAGATACGTTTATTCCCTTGTCAAAGTATTTTATTGATTAAGTAAGCAAGTAAATTACAATACAGTTGTAATAAATATTACAATGAGCCATACGTGTAAAACTCTAAGATCCAACAGTAAACTACCGATAGGTAGGTTATTTAACTACTATAGAAAAAGTACATTAGTTAATAAAACGTGAGATAACTGACTTCGGTGGAAATTATGCTATCGTAAGAAGTAATAGCTTGGACCAGAACTATTAAAACCGTTAGATacttttatttcatattttttctttattgggcAGCTGATTTGTACTTTTTAACCCAATATTAACAATTTTAGAATGTTAAACATAAGAAATACAGTACTCCATAAAAACTTCTAATAAAGTTAGTATGGTGTGTCTCCTATGTTTAGCAGCTCCCTCTCCCCGTTATGTcttcccccaccaccattactggcAATTACCAGCTGTCAAAATGATAGCTGGAAATTACAATGTTCTACATAGCATGAACAGTAATCAAATGTGACAGCTATGTAAAATAACACTCGTAGGTAGCCTGAGCAATGCAGTGTAACAATGTagtgttacattttatttattatccgattaattattaggccccattcacacaacgcgttttgtagcttgaagctcgaTGCTCAAAAGCTGGAGAAGAAAAAGCATTATTCTATATAAAGATGGTTCACATCCCCACTCCAAGTCgcccgaaacaaaaaaaaaaaaaaatctggagctTTTTTGTAGCTTAAATTAGGCAGATTTCAGCGTTTTTGGTGCGTTCCATAGAAATGCGCCGTTTGCGTGTTTTGTGCGCTTTCACGCGTTTGGGCAAATTTCTGCTCAACTAAAAATTGTAAAAGATAAAATagcaaaaatatatgaataaataaatgtaaactaaATTCACAAATAACCCCAAATaattataaattaaataaattaataatatgtaATGCATGAtaattaacccctaaccttaaaaaatatatatattttttataaatttattataaataataataacccaGGAAAAAATTTTTTAGTTACATATTAGTGTTTagttatatataccgtatttatcggcgtataacacgcaccctaattttaagaggggagttttaggaaaaaaacttttcataGCCCCTTTTACactccaaagccccccccccatgcacattacacagaccaatgccccccccttacattacacagaccaatgccccccccccccgtacattacacagaccaaagccccccctgtacattacacagatctggcccccccccccacacattgcacAGATCCCCGCACATTATGTAGCTCCTCTTTACATTAACAATTTAACAATCACTGCCAGTCACTCGTACATACTGTGTCACTGTTCTTCCCGGCTGGTCACATGATTGCTCTCCTGTTtcatgtgaccgctctcctcctccaatcttaGACTACACTTGGAGGGGGAGGATGAACTGGAGGAGGAGAGTGGGAAGGGAGAATAAGGTATGTGCGGGCTATGACAGTGATTTGTTAATCTTTATAGTATGCCAGCAAGCTGTCCCAGGGCTAGGAGAGGCGGGACGGCCGGCATGACACCACCGCCCAATCCCCACCCACCCCGTttgtaaaaaaagaaagtgatatcggcgtataacacgcacccacgatttccccctgattttaaggggaaaaaagtgtgtgttatacgctgataaatacggtgtatatatatatatatatatatatatatatatatatatatatatatgtgtttttttttggggggggggggtaattatttatttactattgcttagtattcatttattgaattaatttatgattatatttattcgtgtatttattttacattatttatttagTAGTAGTGTTAACACCCAAaccctaacaaaaaaaattataattaacaaCCCTATGTCAGGAAGCTAGATCAGCTAATACTAATTCCCATGCAGCTAATGGAAATTCTTCTGCTCATTCCCTAATGCTCATTTGCTAGAACTAATTCTTATACAGCTCTGTCACCACATTCAGGGGTGCTCGGACCAGAGccacaagggaagccctctcatcaACTCAGCCTCCAACCAAGGTATGTGACAACCCTAATGCCTAATTGTAATCTTACcttatggctgctttcacaccgaggcgttGGTGGCGTCTTTTTTGTGGCGCTTTTCGAGCGCTAGCGGGTGCTTTTAATGCCCCACTACCGGCCGAAAAAgcgccgctgcccattgattttaataggCAGGGGCGCTatatacactgctcctacagcgctgcaaagatgcagctttttaccgtcctgccagcacaccgctccagtgtgtgcACATTGCAGTGAGAGGAGAGgctctttacaggtgctatttttagcgctatagtgcttccgtgtgaaagcagccttaccctaataaaaaaaaaaaattacttgtattatttaaaaaataaagcaaatttAAAAGCTAAAAAAACTGAAATACCTAGCAACAAATTCTGCTTTAATGCATGTAGCATTTCTAAATTCCCACTTTATTAATCAGATTCTAAATATAAGatcaggatttatttttgtattaccgGATACGTACAATTAAAGATTTACATGTATCTGCAATAGATTTATTTTGTACTAGCTTAATAAAGTTAGCCAGGATTGATCCAAGGTTTTTCTACATGTTAATGAACCCATTAATATTCCACAAGAAGGGTCTTTCGTCTTCAAAGAAAGTCTTTGCAGATCTGTACTAAGATAATATATTCAAAAGTCAGGAATGGCTAAGCTGCCCCCTCTGCTTTagtctgcacaaatactgtgttttttttttttattctttgtggtTTCCCCACTCATAAATCCTTTCATGGTATTTAGCTTGTTAAAAACTCCTCAAGGACAGTCACAAGAAGGATTTATACCggatatatatttagatatatagatagaactAACATCTTAATTATTCTGATTCTATCAAGTAGATTAAAGCAGGCTATAAACGAGTCAAAATCGAAAATTCTTGTTGATCGTCGGGTCATTTTGGCTTTTGCATCATTAGTGGGCTAGATGCGAAATGCGATTTTCGTGATGGAATCAAAGATGCCTGATACaacatgctggattttttttaaagaaaaacaaagcaAATGGTGGCACAATCGTATGcgctattttcatttttttttatcgagAGAATGTTCTATTTTCACTTGTCTATATCCGGGCTAACTAATAAAGATCacagttttaatttaaaaaaaatctttggctATATTTATTTAACATTTAGGTTGTTATGGAAAatatttaattaccgtatttatcggcgtataacacacaccccaactttaagagggaagtttcgggaaaaaaactttccacagccccctacgtataacacgcaggcacagtttagcctctattttcagggtaaaaaagtgagtgttatacgccaataaatacagtatatttaaatTGAAGCTGCAGTGTATTTAATGATTAATTTATATCAGTAATATAGTGTGCTTACCAATTAATACATGTGGTTGCTCCATAAGTTTTCTTTTAGGCTTTGTCCCCTCTGTTATCATCTGGAGATCTGGCAAGTAACACACTCCCTGTATTAGAGTACCCCCACTCTGGAAGAAGTGGctcagggggcacctttggacagcagcattgtcagtctgggagggggggggggttgctagatGTAGTAGCAGATTTAAATGCACTAACAAAATGAAGCAGAACGTCAGCTTACTCtttataaagccccatacacacgatcggaatttcagaccgtgtgtatgccccatcggactttttttccaaGGAAtttcatcagagtttagatagagaacatgttttcttttactccaatggaattccgtcggaattctggggccagattcacagctgagatacgacggagtatctcagatactccgtcgtatctctcagagtatctatgcgcctgattcatagaatcagttacgcatagatagggcttagatccgacagtgttacaatgtgttacactgtcggatcttattttcgatttaaaaatggcgccgggggcgttcccgctgatttaccttgaataatatgtaaatcagcgagatacgcaaattcacgaacgtacgcggacccgacgcagtcttcttacgacgtttccgtagtggctttcccgtcgtatacttacccctgcttttatcaggcgcagccaatgttaagtatagccggcgttcccgcgtcaaatttgaattttttaacgtcgtttgcgtacgccgattcacaaacacgcgcgtcgcaagtcacgctcacgtcgaaaccactgacgtcctagtgacgtcagtgggagcaatgcacgccgggaaattccctggacggcgcatgcgcatttaaatcggcgcgggaacgcgcctgatttaaatagtacactccccctagccgcggaatttgaattccgccgggggatttaggatccgccgccgcaggtttggaggtaagtggtttgtgaattagccacttgcctctcaaacttgcgggagcggatcttaaatcacgtagatcgagcggatctatagatccactgatctacgtgaatctggcccctgatgtTAGTTTGGCCGGGAAAAAGccccatcgtgtgtacggggcataagcagttactgcaaaaaaatttaacatttgcGATAAAGGCATTActgtacatgaataaataaaaggtcTTCATTCTTTCTAAGCAATCCTGTCCATGGTAAATAGTTAgtctcatgcttgtaactgctacACCTGtaggagagcttgttctgttgaaaaacaacgggccagattcacagctgagatacgacggagtatctcagatactccgtcgtatctctcagagtatctatgcgactgattcatagaatcagttacgcatagatatccctaagatccgacaggtgtaattgtttaacactgtcggatcttaggatgcagtaccg comes from Rana temporaria chromosome 2, aRanTem1.1, whole genome shotgun sequence and encodes:
- the ING1 gene encoding inhibitor of growth protein 1; its protein translation is MLNPTNGDQSHMVTYVEDYLDSIESLPFDLQRNVSLMREIDAKYQDILKELDDYYEKFRRESDAIQKRRLLQFIQRALIRSQELGDDKIQIVSQMVELVENRTRQVDSHVELFETCQDLNDSTSNSSKSNQEKAKSETISQTEKSSNKRSRRQRNNENRENSTINHDHDDLTTGTPKEKKPKTSKKKKRSKAKAEREASPADLPIDPNEPTYCLCNQVSYGEMIGCDNEECPIEWFHFSCVGLNHKPKGKWYCPECRGENEKTMGKALEKSKKDRAYNR